A section of the bacterium SCSIO 12696 genome encodes:
- a CDS encoding TIGR00645 family protein: MERLIEGLLYRARWLLAPIYLGLSLAVVALGVKFFIELFHLLVDSPFITEAKMILVVLSLIDIAMVGGLLVMVMMSGYENFVSQLDVDTSDEKLNWLGKLDTSSLKAKIAASIVAISSIHLLKKFMDIENLHHGDLRWYVIIHLTFVASAFAMGYLDTKVKK; this comes from the coding sequence ATGGAACGATTGATCGAAGGGCTGCTATACCGGGCACGCTGGCTGCTGGCCCCTATCTACCTGGGCTTGAGCCTGGCAGTAGTGGCGTTGGGTGTGAAGTTCTTCATAGAGCTGTTTCACCTGTTGGTAGATAGCCCGTTTATCACCGAAGCCAAGATGATCTTGGTTGTGCTGTCACTGATCGATATCGCCATGGTGGGTGGACTGCTGGTGATGGTAATGATGAGTGGTTACGAAAACTTTGTTTCCCAGCTCGATGTAGACACTAGCGACGAAAAGCTCAATTGGCTGGGCAAACTGGACACCTCTTCCCTGAAAGCCAAGATTGCCGCCAGCATTGTGGCAATTTCCTCTATCCATCTGCTCAAGAAGTTTATGGATATTGAAAACCTTCACCACGGTGACTTGAGATGGTATGTGATTATTCACCTCACCTTCGTGGCGTCAGCTTTTGCCATGGGATATCTCGATACAAAAGTTAAGAAATAG
- a CDS encoding ArsR family transcriptional regulator: MTITPLMERYILHWGEMGTRWGVNRTVAQIHALLYLCPEPMNAETIASLLSVARSNVSTSLKELHSWDLIQVSHVLGDRRDHYSAQGDTWEMLLTVIEGRKRREIDPTLTMLRRCELEMMNDNDTPEPVKEKISQMLNFMSTLTDWYQQVRGLPKPTLVKLMKMGAKVARFIPGKTTSKSE; the protein is encoded by the coding sequence ATGACAATTACGCCATTAATGGAAAGATACATATTGCACTGGGGTGAAATGGGCACTCGCTGGGGTGTGAATCGCACTGTAGCGCAGATACACGCGTTACTTTATTTGTGCCCCGAACCGATGAATGCCGAGACCATAGCCTCTCTTCTGTCTGTGGCTCGTTCCAACGTCAGTACTAGCCTTAAAGAGCTGCACAGTTGGGATTTGATTCAGGTAAGCCATGTACTGGGCGATCGTCGCGATCATTACAGTGCTCAGGGAGATACCTGGGAAATGTTGTTGACGGTCATTGAGGGGCGCAAACGTCGGGAGATCGATCCTACTTTGACTATGTTGCGCCGCTGTGAACTGGAAATGATGAACGACAATGACACCCCAGAGCCTGTTAAGGAAAAAATTAGTCAGATGCTCAACTTTATGTCGACTCTTACAGACTGGTATCAACAAGTAAGGGGTTTACCAAAGCCGACTTTAGTAAAACTAATGAAAATGGGTGCCAAGGTAGCCCGTTTTATTCCCGGAAAAACAACCTCAAAAAGTGAGTAG
- a CDS encoding methylamine utilization protein, with the protein MLRPSHWPFCLLVFFCCSYASANASIDIEIVDRKGKPLQLNKAVVYAVAQSPLTVDDSSPQQTAIVQRNLQFEPYISVIQRGTQVVFPNQDDTSHHVYSFSPAKSFELPLYKKQLPGPVVFDKTGIVVLGCNIHDWMLAYLIVVDTPFFTLLSPNNQKLDDLPPGTYQFHLWHPQLDKRDSKPIIVEVEGDKGVARFTLAHKLKKGFRPQSPDQPFDDNNY; encoded by the coding sequence ATGTTGCGACCCAGCCACTGGCCTTTTTGCCTGCTGGTATTTTTTTGCTGTAGTTATGCCAGCGCCAATGCCAGCATTGATATTGAGATCGTTGACCGCAAGGGCAAACCCCTTCAATTAAACAAAGCAGTAGTATACGCGGTTGCTCAGTCTCCTCTTACTGTCGATGATTCATCACCTCAGCAAACCGCCATCGTACAACGCAACTTACAGTTCGAACCCTATATTTCGGTTATCCAGCGAGGCACCCAGGTAGTATTCCCCAATCAAGACGACACCAGCCATCATGTTTATTCGTTTTCCCCGGCCAAATCTTTTGAGTTGCCCCTTTACAAAAAACAGCTGCCCGGCCCCGTAGTATTTGATAAAACCGGCATTGTCGTACTGGGGTGCAATATTCACGACTGGATGCTGGCTTACCTGATAGTGGTAGACACACCATTTTTTACCCTGCTCTCACCAAACAACCAGAAGCTTGACGATCTGCCACCAGGAACCTACCAATTCCATTTGTGGCACCCTCAGCTGGACAAGCGGGACTCAAAACCCATTATCGTTGAGGTAGAGGGCGATAAAGGAGTGGCACGCTTCACCTTGGCGCACAAACTCAAAAAAGGATTTCGACCACAGTCGCCAGACCAGCCGTTTGACGACAACAACTACTAA
- a CDS encoding acyl-CoA desaturase, producing MYLSAIFGGIIYFSWGAFVLFIVSSGITLCFGHSIGMHRKLIHSSFDCPLWLEQVMVYLGTLVGLGGPFTMTKTHDMRDWAQRQSECHDYYGHRQAIWRDGWWQIHCDIHLHNPPEFRFDQRMKTDRFYLWLEKTAIWQQLPWALLFFFVGGWGWLFWGVCARVAVGVTGHWLVGYFAHNRGGQHWKVDGASVQGYDVKFCGLITFGECWHNNHHAFPGSARLGLCENQFDPGWLVLQTLKKCQLVSNLKTPADLPNRPELLPV from the coding sequence ATGTATTTAAGTGCGATTTTTGGCGGTATTATCTATTTCAGTTGGGGCGCGTTTGTTCTCTTTATTGTGAGCAGTGGTATCACGCTGTGTTTTGGCCACTCTATCGGTATGCACCGCAAACTGATTCACAGTAGTTTTGACTGCCCCTTATGGTTGGAGCAGGTAATGGTATATCTGGGTACATTGGTGGGATTGGGTGGCCCTTTTACTATGACAAAAACTCACGATATGCGCGATTGGGCACAAAGGCAGTCAGAGTGCCACGACTATTACGGCCACCGCCAAGCTATCTGGAGAGACGGGTGGTGGCAAATTCATTGTGATATCCACTTGCATAACCCGCCGGAATTTCGTTTTGACCAGCGTATGAAAACGGATCGTTTCTATCTTTGGTTGGAAAAAACGGCTATATGGCAACAGCTTCCTTGGGCGCTTTTATTCTTTTTTGTCGGAGGCTGGGGCTGGTTATTCTGGGGCGTTTGCGCACGTGTTGCGGTAGGGGTTACCGGTCACTGGTTGGTGGGCTATTTCGCTCATAATCGCGGTGGTCAGCATTGGAAAGTCGATGGCGCCAGTGTGCAAGGATATGACGTCAAGTTCTGCGGCCTGATCACATTTGGTGAGTGTTGGCATAACAATCACCATGCTTTTCCCGGTTCTGCCAGGTTAGGCCTATGTGAAAATCAATTCGACCCTGGCTGGTTAGTGCTCCAAACACTGAAAAAATGCCAGCTTGTTTCTAATTTGAAAACTCCTGCTGATTTACCGAATAGGCCAGAACTTTTGCCGGTATAA